A region of the bacterium genome:
TCATTGCCCGCATGCTTGAACCTATATCTTTAAGTTCTTTGGATTTAATTACTTCTACCCCAACGCCGATTTTCTCGAAAAGCTTTTCAACATTGGTTATAGAGATAATAACCCCGATACTTCCGGTTATAGCTCCGGGATTTGAGACAATTTTATCCGAAGCAACCGCCAGATAATATCCGCCAGAAGCTGATACTTCTGCCTGAGAAGCAACTATTTTTTTTCCGCTTTCTTTTAATTTTAAAAGTTCACTGTATATTTCTTGCACCGCGCCGACAGACCCGCCCGGCGAATTAATTCTTAAAACAACAGCTTTAATATTCGGATTGTTTCGTAATCTTTTTAATTCCTGAACCGTATAATCGGCTCCTGAGGGTAATGATCCCAAAAACCCGCTGGTTTGAATTTGTATAGGGCCATATATATTGACTACGGCAATATTTTCTCTTGTTTGAGCAAATCCTTTGACATCCGTGTGAAAGTTTGAAAATTTTTTCCCAGGGACATTAACAATAAGAAAACTTGCCGCAATTAAAGACAGAATAAAAAACACTAAAATAACTGCGGGAAATATTTTTTCTTTATTCATTATTATTATTGGTTTGATTCTCGCGCACTATGGCAATTTTACCTGTCCGCACAATTTCTTTCACTTTAAAATCATGCATAATATTTAAAAACGCCTGAATTTTCTCTGCTGTGCCGGTAATCTCTATAGATAACGAATTAAGTGATACATCTACTGTTTTTGCTCTAAAAATATCTACAATTTCAATAATCTCTGAACGCTTGGAAGCGGGAGCATCTACCTTAACAAGAACTAATTCTCTACCTACATAATCAAGACCTTTTTTTGTATAGTCTGAAACACTGATAACATCAATAAGTCGTCTAAGTTGTTTTACAACTTGTTCCAGAACATTTTCTTCTCCTTCGGATACAATGGTCATACGCGAAACTTCTGGATTTTCCGTTTCACCAACTGCTAAAGAATCTATGTTGAATCCCCGAGCCGCAAATAAAGCCGCAATTCTGGAAAGAACACCCGACTTATTCTCTACTAAAACAGATATTATATGTTTTTTCATATTATTACCTCACTTTGTTCAGATAGTGGATAGTCTATAAATTTCTCCTCAGTTATAAGCTATACACTATCAACTGTCGACTTTTTCTTTTTCCCTCTGAAATTTCCTATTTTTACCTTTAGTTTTTCCTTTTACCTTCTTCTTTTTCGTTTTTTCTGTTTTTATATTTTTGCTTTTTGGTTTTTCATTTTTAACTTTTGATTTTTAACTTTTGATTTTTTTCATGCCATCCCCCCTATCATCTGGTCAAGCGCTGCTCCCGGCGGAACTATCGGAGAAACGTTTTCTTCCCTTTCTATAACAAAATCCATAACAACCGGAAGCGGACTCTTAATCGCTTTTTGCAAGGCGCTTCTTACATCTTTCTTCTTGTTCACTCTTATACCCAATGCGCCGTATGCTTCAGCGAGCTTCACGAAATCGGGATTTCTCTTTAAGTCGGTGGCTGAATATCTTCTCTTATAGAAAAGTTCCTGCCACTGCCTGACCATACCCAGATACGAATTATTCAAAATAGCTATTTTGACAGGAATTTTATATGAGACTGCTGTTATAAGCTCTTGAATATTCATTTGAATACTGCCGTCACCGGCAATATCAAATACTATTTTGTCAGGGCAACCAAGTTTTGCGCCAATAGCCGCAGGAAACCCATATCCCATAGTTCCCAATCCACCCGAAGAAAGAAATGTTTTAGGAGCGCTATATTTATAGAATTGAGCAGCCCACATCTGGTTCTGACCCACTTCAGTAGCTATAATCGCTTTACCTTTGGTCAAATCGTAAATTTCTTCTATAACATATTGCGGTCTTAATTTATTGTCCTTTTTATATGTAAGCGGATATTTCTTTTTCCATCCATTTATCTTTTTCAGCCAATCCGAAGTATCAGGCGCTTTTACATTGGGAATTAATTCCTTCAATACTTCTTTAGCATCCCCAACTATAGGAACATCCACTCCTACCGATTTACTTATCGATGTCGGGTCTATATCAATGTGTATAATCTTTGCATGCGGTGCGAAAGACTCAGTTTTACCGGTTACCCTGTCGTCAAACCTTGCGCCTATGGCTATAATCAAATCCGATTCCATAATCGCATAATTGGCATATCTGGTTCCGTGCATACCAAGCATATCCAGTGATAACGGATGCGCAGAAGGAAATCCTCCCAATCCCAAAAGCGTCATAGTAACGGGTATTTTAGTTTTTTCAGCCAACTTGAGTACAAGTTGATGGGCGCCGGATATAATAACGCCACCACCGATATATATAACGGGCTTCTTTGCTTTGGCAATAAACTGACAAGCCTTATTTATTTGTCCGATATGCCCTTTTAAAACAGGTTTGTAACTCTTTAAATTTAGCTTGCTTGGATAGCTGAAATTCATTTCTCCCATCTGCACATCTTTGGGAAGGTCTATAAGAACAGGCCCCGGACGTCCTGAAGAAGCAATGTGAAACGCCGACTTAATAATTTCAGGCAATTCATTCGCATCCTGAACAAGAAAATTATGTTTCGTAATTGATTTTGTTATTTCGGTAATGGGCGCCTCTTGGAACGCATCGTTACCTATCATTTTTCTTGGAACCTGTCCGGTAAGAGCAACCATAGGAACCGAATCCATATAAGCAGTAGCAATACCTGTGACCAAATTCGTAGCCCCAGGACCGGAAGTGGCAATACATACCCCTACTCTCCCGGTAGCGCGGGCATAACCATCTGCCATATGAGCAGAACCCTGCTCATGCCCCGTTAAAATAAACTTAAAAGGTGCATCATAAAGCTCATCAAAAATAGGGAGAACTGTCCCACCCGGATATCCGAAAATAGTATCAACCCCTTCTTTCTTCAATGATTCAATAATAGCTTTTGCGCCAGTCATTTTCATTGTTTTATTACCCTTTCCGAAATTTCTTTTTTTAATCATACACATAGTTCCGTCTTTAGAACATATCCGCGAATTATACCCTGCACAGCGAAAAGGTTCAACCCCGTTTAGAAGTCCCGCCACTCCTGCCCGCTAAGATTTGGCAGGCAGGGATACAATGGCGGGCAGTCCCGATACCCGCCTTGATGAGATAAAGGCGAGGCAAATAACGTCGAGACTTACTTCTAACGGGGTAAACCCCCGGGGTTTGTCTTGTTAGAGAATTTTTCTATAACAGAGTACAATGGGTTTTAATTTCTTTTAGAGTTAAAAATGAATAAGAAAAAAATAGAACTATTAGCTCCTGCCAAAGATACTGAAACAGCGAACGCCGCAATCAAATGCGGAGCGGATGCGGTATATATCGGAGCACCGCGTTTTAGCGCCCGTCAAGCCGCAGGTAATAGTATTGAAGATATAAAACAAGTCGTTGAATTTGCTCATCAATACTACGCCAAAGTTTATGTCGCGTTAAATACATTACTTTTTGACAATGAACTGCCAGCCGCCGAAAAAATGATTAATCAGTTTTACAAAATCGGCATTGACGGATTAATGATTCAGGATATGAGTTTATTAGAACTGGATTTACCGCCTATACCGTTAATAGCCAGCACGCAAATGAATAATGCGTCTTTTGAAAAAGTGAAGTTTCTGCAGAATGTTGGTTTTTTTCGGGCAATTTTGGCAAGAGAATTGACGCTTGAACAGATTAAAGATATACGAAAACATACGACAATAGAGCTTGAATGTTTCATTCACGGAGCGCTTTGTGTGGGAGCAAGCGGACAATGTTATATGAGTTATGCGAACGGTGGACGAAGCGGCAACCGCGGAGTATGCGCACAACCGTGCAGAAGATTATATAGTTTGAAAGATAAAACAGGTAAAACCATCGTTAAAGACCGCTACCTACTCTCACTTAAAGACCTAAATCTGTCAGATAAACTGGAAGAACTTATTGATGCCGGAGTTAACGTATTCAAAATAGAAGGACGATTGAAAGAAATTTCCTATGTAGCAAATGTTGTGGGATTCTACCGACAAAAATTAGATTCTATTCTTGCCAAAAAAGGATTACAAAAGAGTTCGTCAGGAAAAGTATCGTTTAATTTTCAATCCGATTTAAATAAAACCTTTAACCGCGGTTATACCGATTATGGTATTACGGGTAAAGGTGAAATCCCGCACCGCCCATCAGTGGCGGACTGGTGCGTGGGTAAAAATATGGGCTCTATAAATACGCCAAAATCCATAGGCGAATTTGTAGGTATTGTATCAAAAGTTGATAAAAACACATTCACAATCGAGGGCAAAAGTAAATTGCATAACGGTGACGGCATTTGCTTTTTTGATGAACGGAATAATCTTGACGGAACAACCGTTAATAATGTTGAAGGTGGAAATATATACCCGCAAAAACTTTACAATATACGCACTGGTATGAAAATTTACCGTAACTCTGACCACGAATTTAATAAGCTGATTGAAACAAATCCTGCACAGAGAAAAATACTCATTTCGTTGATATTACGCGATACGACTGAAGGCATAATGCTTATCGCCAAAGATTGTGACAATAATGAGGCAACGGTTGAAATCAAAACTGAAAAAACATTGGCGCAGAAAAAAGAAGCAGCCAAACAAACTATTACTACACAACTGCAAAAATTAGGAAATACGATTTTTGAAGCCGAAGATGTAAAGATTGAAACCAAAGAGATTTACTTCTTCCCTATATCGGTATTGAATGAATTTAGACGGAAAATTGTTCAAAAACTTTTAGAAGTTCGCGAAAATAATCGTGTGCAAAATAAAATTAAAATAGAAGGCAATAATATCCCCTACCCTGAAAAACAATTAAGCTATTTGGGTAATGTGCTTAATAAAAAGGCTCAAGCGTTTTACGAACGCCACGGTGTAGAGACAATCCAACCCGCCGCTGAATCTAATATTGATTTAAACGGCAAAGCATTAATGTTCACCAAATACTGCATTAAGCAAGAACTGGGATTATGCAAAGGTAAAAAACGGACAGACACTACTGAAGCAATGTTCTTAGAAGATGAAGACGGCCGACAATTTAGCGTGGAATTCAACTGTGATAAATGCGGAATGAGGATATACCACTCCCCATTAAGAAGAAAATACTAATTTTTTTGACGGAAAATCAGAAACTTCAAATTTTGAAAGATTTAAAATCCGACTTGCCTTATCTATATCTATTCCCACAATAGTATTATTTTCATCTAAATCAATTACAATGCCAGGAGTAACTTCTAACGATTCCTTGCTATTCTTTTCACTTAGGTCTATATACAAAGAATCCGTCTCTTTATAATATTTAATTTTCATAGCCAACACCTCCTTTAGGGTTTAAAGCCCCTATCTATAAAAGCATTATGGATAGTAAAACCATCTTCCAATGTAACCACTCTTAAATATTTTCCTTCCAATTCCTCTGCCTTTCCCCAAAAACGAATACGTCCATCTGGTTGAACTTCTTTTTTTATAGGGTGTTGCATAACCTTTCTACATAACTCCTATTGTTAGATATGGTCTCTTCCTTAGAATCTCGCTTTCAAAATATCTTGTTACCTCTTCCATATCTTTTCTTTTAGCTTATATTAGTATGTTAATAATTTTTGGTCAAAACAAAAGAGCAGAGATAGTAATAATGTTCTCCCTGCTCTTCATTCTTCAAACTGTCGCTTACTAATTCTCAAATTCCTTTGCCAGCCAAACTATAGGCTTCAATATCCCTCTCACTACATTTTTCAACATAGAATGTTTGCTTATAAAATCGGCTATTGGCGGAGATACTTTATAATAAGCACTCACGAAGATTTTTCCGATAGGATTGGTAAGTAAACATTCATCTCTAAATTCACTTAAAGTTTGAACTTCATCCGCCATCGGTGTTTCATAACAAGCAGTGATTATGAAACATCCTCCGCCACTGCCTTCACCGCCTTCACCATCGCTAAATCCATCGCCACTATTAAAACTATCGCCCTCATCACCACCATAATCACTGTCCGAAGAAACTTCACGCGTAATCGTTACTGCCCATGAAGGATTAGCTGTGTCTGTATCACCTGCATTCATTATAATTAACGCCACATTGGTATATGTATCATAAGCTAAAATTACTTGTCCGTCTTTTTGAGCATCTAAAGAGAATA
Encoded here:
- the sppA gene encoding signal peptide peptidase SppA; the protein is MNKEKIFPAVILVFFILSLIAASFLIVNVPGKKFSNFHTDVKGFAQTRENIAVVNIYGPIQIQTSGFLGSLPSGADYTVQELKRLRNNPNIKAVVLRINSPGGSVGAVQEIYSELLKLKESGKKIVASQAEVSASGGYYLAVASDKIVSNPGAITGSIGVIISITNVEKLFEKIGVGVEVIKSKELKDIGSSMRAMTDEEREILKDMVDSAYQQFLTAVKKGRGAVMTEEKIEEVSDGRIMTGAQAKEIGLVDELGNLEDAINIAAELAGIKKDDIKVFEERRDWKKMLMQQLGTKASNPFSSFLPPQTGLFEYLWVPEY
- the ilvN gene encoding acetolactate synthase small subunit — encoded protein: MKKHIISVLVENKSGVLSRIAALFAARGFNIDSLAVGETENPEVSRMTIVSEGEENVLEQVVKQLRRLIDVISVSDYTKKGLDYVGRELVLVKVDAPASKRSEIIEIVDIFRAKTVDVSLNSLSIEITGTAEKIQAFLNIMHDFKVKEIVRTGKIAIVRENQTNNNNE
- the ilvB gene encoding biosynthetic-type acetolactate synthase large subunit; the encoded protein is MKMTGAKAIIESLKKEGVDTIFGYPGGTVLPIFDELYDAPFKFILTGHEQGSAHMADGYARATGRVGVCIATSGPGATNLVTGIATAYMDSVPMVALTGQVPRKMIGNDAFQEAPITEITKSITKHNFLVQDANELPEIIKSAFHIASSGRPGPVLIDLPKDVQMGEMNFSYPSKLNLKSYKPVLKGHIGQINKACQFIAKAKKPVIYIGGGVIISGAHQLVLKLAEKTKIPVTMTLLGLGGFPSAHPLSLDMLGMHGTRYANYAIMESDLIIAIGARFDDRVTGKTESFAPHAKIIHIDIDPTSISKSVGVDVPIVGDAKEVLKELIPNVKAPDTSDWLKKINGWKKKYPLTYKKDNKLRPQYVIEEIYDLTKGKAIIATEVGQNQMWAAQFYKYSAPKTFLSSGGLGTMGYGFPAAIGAKLGCPDKIVFDIAGDGSIQMNIQELITAVSYKIPVKIAILNNSYLGMVRQWQELFYKRRYSATDLKRNPDFVKLAEAYGALGIRVNKKKDVRSALQKAIKSPLPVVMDFVIEREENVSPIVPPGAALDQMIGGMA
- a CDS encoding U32 family peptidase, yielding MNKKKIELLAPAKDTETANAAIKCGADAVYIGAPRFSARQAAGNSIEDIKQVVEFAHQYYAKVYVALNTLLFDNELPAAEKMINQFYKIGIDGLMIQDMSLLELDLPPIPLIASTQMNNASFEKVKFLQNVGFFRAILARELTLEQIKDIRKHTTIELECFIHGALCVGASGQCYMSYANGGRSGNRGVCAQPCRRLYSLKDKTGKTIVKDRYLLSLKDLNLSDKLEELIDAGVNVFKIEGRLKEISYVANVVGFYRQKLDSILAKKGLQKSSSGKVSFNFQSDLNKTFNRGYTDYGITGKGEIPHRPSVADWCVGKNMGSINTPKSIGEFVGIVSKVDKNTFTIEGKSKLHNGDGICFFDERNNLDGTTVNNVEGGNIYPQKLYNIRTGMKIYRNSDHEFNKLIETNPAQRKILISLILRDTTEGIMLIAKDCDNNEATVEIKTEKTLAQKKEAAKQTITTQLQKLGNTIFEAEDVKIETKEIYFFPISVLNEFRRKIVQKLLEVRENNRVQNKIKIEGNNIPYPEKQLSYLGNVLNKKAQAFYERHGVETIQPAAESNIDLNGKALMFTKYCIKQELGLCKGKKRTDTTEAMFLEDEDGRQFSVEFNCDKCGMRIYHSPLRRKY
- a CDS encoding DUF2283 domain-containing protein, with amino-acid sequence MKIKYYKETDSLYIDLSEKNSKESLEVTPGIVIDLDENNTIVGIDIDKASRILNLSKFEVSDFPSKKLVFSS